A window from Vibrio cortegadensis encodes these proteins:
- the gloB gene encoding hydroxyacylglutathione hydrolase — MLHIKSIPAFNDNYIWLIQNSDRRCAVVDPGDSKPVLAYIKEHDLTLDAIIITHHHNDHIGGVPELVRQYPTIDVVGPKHEPIPTLTHPMEDGDQLELFGEVFLVLGLPGHTKGHIGYVGDGKLFCGDVLFSAGCGRIFEGTSQQMFDSLNKILSLPQETEIYCAHEYTASNLAFALAVEPDNDLLHQYREQVNRLRAQNLSTIPTTLRQEKWINPFLRYTQPSIMKSVSTRTQQTDPLSIFTALREWKNEF; from the coding sequence ATGTTACATATCAAAAGCATACCCGCATTTAATGACAATTACATCTGGCTAATTCAAAATAGCGACCGACGTTGCGCTGTTGTCGATCCTGGTGACTCAAAACCGGTTTTAGCCTACATAAAAGAGCACGATCTCACTCTCGATGCCATTATTATCACTCACCATCACAATGATCATATTGGAGGAGTGCCTGAGCTCGTTAGACAGTACCCAACCATTGATGTTGTTGGGCCTAAACATGAACCCATACCTACCCTTACCCACCCAATGGAAGATGGCGATCAGTTAGAGCTATTTGGCGAAGTATTCTTAGTGCTTGGCCTACCAGGGCATACTAAAGGTCACATTGGCTATGTGGGTGATGGAAAACTCTTCTGTGGGGATGTTCTGTTCTCGGCAGGTTGTGGTCGTATATTTGAAGGCACATCACAGCAGATGTTTGATTCACTCAATAAAATCCTCTCACTTCCGCAAGAGACTGAAATTTACTGTGCGCATGAATATACCGCCAGTAACCTCGCATTTGCATTAGCGGTAGAACCAGACAACGATCTACTTCATCAATATAGAGAGCAGGTCAACCGCTTAAGAGCACAAAACCTCTCCACCATTCCTACGACGTTACGCCAAGAAAAGTGGATCAATCCATTCTTGCGCTACACACAGCCAAGCATTATGAAATCAGTATCAACCAGAACTCAACAAACCGATCCTCTGTCAATTTTTACTGCATTACGTGAGTGGAAAAACGAATTTTAA
- a CDS encoding class I SAM-dependent methyltransferase — MKPARSPKKLEKPYSWSEIKNGQWVCESIQTRLDEWCPKLFGYHMLKLGGLSCELASCTCNIQHQVNLDLKNPLHNVIADANHLPFLEKSFDTVVLAHQLDYANDPHRILREVDRVMMDDGYLIITGYNPFSFTGLASLFPWRKKNFPWSGRMYTPNRIKDWLGVLNYQVVHCDTYALFPMQRYQTMWTWLENSLGDWASPMGSMYFIVARKRTYPLKPLKPHWKLKRRLSPLGVNYSVGKDKP, encoded by the coding sequence ATGAAGCCAGCACGTAGCCCGAAAAAGCTTGAAAAGCCCTATTCATGGTCGGAAATAAAAAACGGCCAGTGGGTATGTGAATCTATCCAAACTCGGCTTGATGAGTGGTGCCCTAAACTATTTGGCTATCATATGCTAAAACTTGGCGGGCTGAGTTGTGAGCTTGCCAGTTGCACCTGTAATATTCAACATCAAGTTAACTTAGATTTGAAAAATCCGCTGCACAATGTGATAGCGGATGCGAATCACCTTCCTTTTTTGGAAAAAAGCTTTGATACGGTCGTGCTCGCGCATCAGTTAGATTACGCCAACGATCCACATCGAATATTACGCGAAGTTGATCGGGTAATGATGGATGACGGGTATTTGATCATCACTGGCTATAACCCTTTTAGTTTTACCGGGCTGGCAAGCTTGTTTCCATGGCGGAAGAAAAATTTTCCGTGGAGTGGTCGAATGTACACGCCGAATCGAATCAAAGATTGGTTGGGTGTGCTTAATTATCAAGTGGTGCATTGTGATACCTATGCGCTGTTTCCGATGCAAAGATATCAAACGATGTGGACTTGGCTTGAGAATAGCTTGGGTGATTGGGCATCCCCGATGGGCAGCATGTACTTTATCGTCGCCAGAAAAAGAACCTACCCACTCAAACCGCTTAAACCTCATTGGAAGCTTAAGCGTCGTTTATCGCCATTAGGGGTAAATTATAGTGTGGGTAAAGATAAGCCATAG
- the rnhA gene encoding ribonuclease HI — protein MAKQVEIFTDGSCLGNPGPGGYGIVLRYKQTEKTLSKGYTLTTNNRMEMLAAVVALQTLKEPCQVVLTTDSQYVRQGITQWIHNWKKRNWMTSDKKPVKNSDLWKALDTETARHQVEWKWVKGHAGHRENEICDDIARAAAEAPTEEDVGYQPTS, from the coding sequence ATGGCTAAACAAGTTGAAATTTTCACAGATGGTTCCTGTTTAGGTAATCCTGGACCCGGTGGATATGGGATCGTATTGCGTTATAAACAGACCGAAAAAACGCTCTCCAAAGGGTATACCTTAACCACCAACAATCGCATGGAAATGCTTGCCGCGGTGGTGGCGTTGCAAACGTTAAAAGAGCCCTGCCAAGTTGTACTTACTACGGATAGCCAATATGTAAGACAGGGGATCACTCAGTGGATCCATAATTGGAAAAAACGCAACTGGATGACATCAGACAAAAAACCTGTAAAAAATTCAGATCTCTGGAAAGCACTTGATACAGAAACAGCAAGGCACCAAGTTGAATGGAAATGGGTAAAAGGCCATGCAGGCCATCGTGAAAACGAAATTTGTGATGATATCGCCAGAGCCGCGGCCGAAGCGCCAACGGAAGAGGATGTCGGCTACCAACCGACCAGTTAA